One window of Magallana gigas chromosome 2, xbMagGiga1.1, whole genome shotgun sequence genomic DNA carries:
- the LOC136272915 gene encoding uncharacterized protein, which produces MQSIYISVLLIVWSVKCHAASSVSPTTPSPPPASSITESTIPESPPTVSLTIESTTTKSSSTTLSFTTESSTTLTPTAVSSTTESPTPESSTTDSSTTESPSTTLSSAIDSSTTESPSTTVSSATDSSTTKPPSTTDSSTTESQLTTVSSKTESSISTKSPITTLSSTTESIPTETTTLSFATEPPTTESSTSESPPTVSLTVESTITKSPSTTLTNESPTTPSPTTELLTTEPTTTELSATESQPTATTEVTAIDVTTAFEPSTSESSSSSIQSTKPATISTEAASAGSTDTSTTTDSNASGSVTSATPHSSAPDSEPSQTTTESGTTSDITITDGSQLANDSITLPSNSSSTSQTPSTVTTTPRLSTTTIDIKKEYVINTGMYNLQVYQ; this is translated from the coding sequence ATGCAGTCCATATACATTTCTGTTCTCTTAATTGTTTGGAGCGTAAAGTGTCATGCAGCATCATCCGTTTCACCAACAACTCCATCACCACCACCTGCATCATCAATAACTGAATCGACAATACCCGAATCCCCACCAACTGTATCATTAACAATTGAATCAACAACTACTAAATCTTCATCAACAACTCTATCATTTACAACTGAATCTTCAACAACTCTTACACCAACAGCTGTATCATCAACAACTGAATCGCCAACACCAGAATCATCAACAACTGATTCATCAACAACTGAATCGCCATCAACAACTTTATCATCAGCAATTGATTCATCAACAACTGAATCGCCATCAACAACTGTATCATCAGCAACTGATTCATCAACAACTAAACCGCCATCAACAACTGATTCATCAACAACTGAATCGCAATTAACAACTGTATCATCAAAAACTGAATCATCGATTTCAACTAAATCACCAATAACAACTTTATCATCAACGACTGAATCAATTCCAACTGAAACAACAACTCTATCATTTGCAACTGAACCCCCAACAACTGAATCCTCAACATCTGAATCACCACCAACTGTATCATTAACAGTTGAATCAACAATAACTAAATCTCCATCAACAACTCTAACAAACGAATCCCCAACAACTCCATCACCAACAACTGAGTTATTAACAACTGAACCAACAACAACTGAATTATCAGCAACTGAATCACAACCAACTGCAACAACAGAAGTCACAGCAATTGATGTGACAACTGCGTTTGAACCCTCAACTAGTGAATCATCATCTTCTTCAATCCAATCAACTAAACCAGCGACAATTTCAACAGAAGCCGCTTCTGCTGGGTCAACAGATACATCAACTACAACTGACAGTAACGCATCCGGTTCAGTAACGAGTGCAACGCCACATTCAAGTGCCCCAGATTCAGAACCATCTCAGACAACTACTGAATCAGGCACAACATCAGATATAACAATAACTGATGGAAGTCAACTAGCTAATGATAGTATCACATTACCTTCAAACTCCTCGTCAACCTCACAAACACCATCAACAGTAACAACAACGCCAAGGCTCTCCACAACaactattgatataaaaaaagaatatgttATTAATACAGGTATGTACAATTTACAAGTCTATCAATGA
- the LOC105340099 gene encoding uncharacterized protein has translation MDEAEKLVTVALRKHGIFVTNVIQIRCDSNGTRTVRSTEKIRSIIAKTNVRARDFVGNSSDAMQAIEETISGASNVTVELQRDDMRDLSMCDTDICVRESLKYKGFECDSTNDPLSNCTFKSVCYGHDCGNYGHCQIKANGLSYAKFCSCQEEDMYKYTESADKCVKGDLSYKAWMIIAAGAGGLIILILLFAVVIQCARRKRKSSNPEKYVYDAGYSDRETLVHERSYDHIDQYHRKPSFKVEDRRIQTSLQTFDNQGYDHWDPDESKETYQSMDRHFQSPNFQTQITRPKLTTSRYGEDKLTPF, from the exons ATGGACGAGGCTGAAAAATtg GTTACCGTTGCCCTGCGGAAACATGGCATTTTTGTTACAAATGTAATCCAAATAAG GTGTGATTCAAATGGGACGAGAACAGTGAGAAGTACTGAAAAAATTAG ATCAATTATTGCCAAGACAAATGTAAGGGCCAGGGATTTCGTAGGAAATTCATCTGACGCCATGCAAGCAATTGAAGAGACCATCAGTGGTGCTTCTAACGTAACAGTTGAATTGCAACGAGATG atATGAGGGACTTATCAATGTGTGATACTGATATCTGTGTACGAGAAAGTTTAAAATACAAAGGATTTGAATGCGATTCCACCAACGATCCCTTGAGTAATTGCACTTTCAAATCTGTGTGCTATGGTCATGATTGTGGAAACTACGGACATTGTCAAATAAAAGCAAATGGTTTGAGCTACGCAAAGTTTTGCAG TTGCCAAGAAGAAGATATGTACAAGTACACCGAGTCTGCAGATAAATGTGTTAAGGGGGATCTGTCGTACAAGGCCTGGATGATCATCGCCGCCGGAGCGGGGGGACTCATCATCCTCATCCTCCTCTTCGCAGTCGTCATACAGTGTGCGAGGAGGAAAAGGAAGTCCTCAAATCCGGAGAAGTACGTCTATGATGCGGG GTACAGTGACCGTGAGACGTTGGTTCATGAGAGAAGTTATGACCACATTGATCAATATCACAGGAAACCTTCCTTTAAAGTAGAAGATCGGAGGATTCAAACG AGCTTACAAACATTTGACAACCAAGGGTACGACCATTGGGACCCTGATGAGAGCAAAGAGACCTATCAGTCAATGGATAGACACTTCCAGAGTCCTAACTTTCAAACTCAG ATCACAAGACCTAAGCTAACGACAAGTAGATACGGTGAAGATAAG cTGACCCCGTTTTGA
- the LOC105340115 gene encoding uncharacterized protein isoform X1 gives MSTNTRLTRYEYIGIHISVIMSAVVLVSNLSSVTSSTTVATTTTTTLSPHVTQTTENVNVASSSPAGNDTTEATTTLQSGSTEETTTTTQPGDTSQSTTSLTTTTTATATNNLNTTQSPETTIDNMTTQSSTAVMTSGTTLTTSDAIPTTTVNTTEETETTTSLETLTTETPHSTPVSTSEGVEMTTSTVAPVTVITTTQDNSSTPETTTQTSTESTEAPSTSSTDATQETATTTQGSSDTTTSNTTTPMPVTSTGTPNSTEVTTQATTTQDSNNTTVVSDTTTEATSTHSTEATNQTTTTTSVENTTTRSSRASTTTTQPSTTTKSYQMMPVYPDTENAVLEFTFELRFTDCTYNKTTIENKLSVVSSSVDDCKYIRVKSIDEGSCRSGRSKRSATASYISVDTAFGIDAQKGISNGSSVSDDLYTALSNVDDIDVNYLNETKDNFTGALASKQICDSDACASALVGRPGFVCVADTFTQTCAIMYYCDHQPIDCGKHGHCYVETEIQSERVSYSSKCRCTQEEFFRYEGTHCTERVMTWELAVIICASAFGALILVLLFIIIVMCCRTASNSADVSFEDSEVMYTPTGIASANGRNGRDASKGVENQGYMEVRDTSGSWKPEASANTYAHIESKLRENNYDMQIKRPQVTQFRKSDEITEF, from the exons atgtCCACAAATACCAGGTTAACGAGATATGAATACATtggtatacatatat CAGTAATAATGTCGGCTGTTGTGCTAGTATCCAATTTGTCTTCAGTGACTAGTTCAACAACAgtagcaacaacaacaacaacaacactaTCTCCTCATGTAACACAGACaacagaaaatgtaaatgtggCTTCATCATCACCTGCCGGAAATGACACAACAGAAGCGACAACAACATTACAAAGCGGGTCCACCGaagaaacaacaacaacaacacagcCTGGTGATACATCACAATCAACAACAAGTTTAactacaacaacaacagcaacagcGACGAATAATTTAAACACAACACAGTCACCAGAGACGACTATCGACAACATGACGACACAAAGTTCTACAGCTGTGATGACTTCTGGAACAACTTTAACAACAAGTGATGCGATTCCAACAACAACAGTAAATACAACTGAGGAAACTGAGACAACCACTTCGTTGGAAACACTAACCACAGAAACACCACATAGTACCCCGGTTTCAACAAGTGAGGGTGTTGAAATGACAACATCTACTGTAGCTCCTGTTACAGTAATAACAACAACACAAGATAATAGTTCAACTCCAGAAACAACAACACAAACCTCTACTGAATCAACCGAAGCACCAAGTACAAGTTCAACAGATGCAACTCAGGAGACAGCAACAACAACACAAGGATCTAGTGACACTACAACTTCAAACACAACAACACCAATGCCTGTTACATCAACCGGAACACCAAATTCAACAGAAGTGACAACCCAGGCAACAACAACACAAGATTCTAACAACACTACGGTGGTGTCGGACACAACAACCGAAGCAACAAGTACACACTCAACAGAAGCAACAAACCAGACAACAACGACTACAAGCGTTGAAAACACAACAACTCGATCATCTAGAGCATCCACCACAACAACCCAaccatcaacaacaacaaaatcctATCAAATGATGCCTGTTTATCCTGATACAG aaaatgctGTTTTGGAATTTACGTTTGAGCTGAGGTTCACTGACTGCACATACAACAAAACTACCATTGAAAACAAG ctCTCAGTGGTATCCAGTTCTGTCGACGATTGTAAATACATCAGGGTAAAAAGCATCGACGAAGG CAGCTGCCGAAGCGGACGAAGTAAAAG GTCCGCCACGGCGTCGTATATCTCTGTAGACACTGCATTTGGAATTGATGCTCAGAAAGGAATCTCTAATGGGTCCAGTGTCAGCGATGATTTGTACACCGCTCTATCTAATGTAGATGATATCGATGTGAATTATCTTAACGAAACTAAGGATAACTTCACAG GTGCTTTGGCGTCCAAACAAATATGTGACTCTGATGCGTGTGCCAGTGCCCTGGTGGGTCGGCCTGGGTTTGTTTGCGTAGCTGATACTTTTACTCAAACATGTGCGATAATGTACTACTGTGACCATCAACCTATAGACTGTGGAAAACATGGCCACTGTTACGTAGAAACAGAAATCCAATCAGAGAGGGTATCCTATTCCTCTAAATGCAG GTGTACGCAGGAGGAGTTCTTCCGATACGAGGGTACTCACTGTACGGAGAGAGTGATGACGTGGGAGCTGGCCGTCATTATCTGTGCTTCCGCTTTCGGGGCATTGATCCTGGTCCTTCTATTCATCATTATAGTTATGTGCTGTAGGACTGCTTCTAATTCTGCTGATGT AAGCTTTGAGGATTCTGAAGTGATGTACACTCCTACGGGAATTGCCAGTGCCAACGGAAGAAATGGAAGAGATGCGTCCAAA ggaGTTGAAAATCAGGGATATATGGAAGTTCGAGATACGTCCGGAAGTTGGAAACCGGAA
- the LOC105340115 gene encoding uncharacterized protein isoform X2, with translation MSTNTRLTRYEYIGIHISVIMSAVVLVSNLSSVTSSTTVATTTTTTLSPHVTQTTENVNVASSSPAGNDTTEATTTLQSGSTEETTTTTQPGDTSQSTTSLTTTTTATATNNLNTTQSPETTIDNMTTQSSTAVMTSGTTLTTSDAIPTTTVNTTEETETTTSLETLTTETPHSTPVSTSEGVEMTTSTVAPVTVITTTQDNSSTPETTTQTSTESTEAPSTSSTDATQETATTTQGSSDTTTSNTTTPMPVTSTGTPNSTEVTTQATTTQDSNNTTVVSDTTTEATSTHSTEATNQTTTTTSVENTTTRSSRASTTTTQPSTTTKSYQMMPVYPDTENAVLEFTFELRFTDCTYNKTTIENKLSVVSSSVDDCKYIRVKSIDEGSCRSGRSKRSATASYISVDTAFGIDAQKGISNGSSVSDDLYTALSNVDDIDVNYLNETKDNFTGALASKQICDSDACASALVGRPGFVCVADTFTQTCAIMYYCDHQPIDCGKHGHCYVETEIQSERVSYSSKCRCTQEEFFRYEGTHCTERVMTWELAVIICASAFGALILVLLFIIIVMCCRTASNSADVFEDSEVMYTPTGIASANGRNGRDASKGVENQGYMEVRDTSGSWKPEASANTYAHIESKLRENNYDMQIKRPQVTQFRKSDEITEF, from the exons atgtCCACAAATACCAGGTTAACGAGATATGAATACATtggtatacatatat CAGTAATAATGTCGGCTGTTGTGCTAGTATCCAATTTGTCTTCAGTGACTAGTTCAACAACAgtagcaacaacaacaacaacaacactaTCTCCTCATGTAACACAGACaacagaaaatgtaaatgtggCTTCATCATCACCTGCCGGAAATGACACAACAGAAGCGACAACAACATTACAAAGCGGGTCCACCGaagaaacaacaacaacaacacagcCTGGTGATACATCACAATCAACAACAAGTTTAactacaacaacaacagcaacagcGACGAATAATTTAAACACAACACAGTCACCAGAGACGACTATCGACAACATGACGACACAAAGTTCTACAGCTGTGATGACTTCTGGAACAACTTTAACAACAAGTGATGCGATTCCAACAACAACAGTAAATACAACTGAGGAAACTGAGACAACCACTTCGTTGGAAACACTAACCACAGAAACACCACATAGTACCCCGGTTTCAACAAGTGAGGGTGTTGAAATGACAACATCTACTGTAGCTCCTGTTACAGTAATAACAACAACACAAGATAATAGTTCAACTCCAGAAACAACAACACAAACCTCTACTGAATCAACCGAAGCACCAAGTACAAGTTCAACAGATGCAACTCAGGAGACAGCAACAACAACACAAGGATCTAGTGACACTACAACTTCAAACACAACAACACCAATGCCTGTTACATCAACCGGAACACCAAATTCAACAGAAGTGACAACCCAGGCAACAACAACACAAGATTCTAACAACACTACGGTGGTGTCGGACACAACAACCGAAGCAACAAGTACACACTCAACAGAAGCAACAAACCAGACAACAACGACTACAAGCGTTGAAAACACAACAACTCGATCATCTAGAGCATCCACCACAACAACCCAaccatcaacaacaacaaaatcctATCAAATGATGCCTGTTTATCCTGATACAG aaaatgctGTTTTGGAATTTACGTTTGAGCTGAGGTTCACTGACTGCACATACAACAAAACTACCATTGAAAACAAG ctCTCAGTGGTATCCAGTTCTGTCGACGATTGTAAATACATCAGGGTAAAAAGCATCGACGAAGG CAGCTGCCGAAGCGGACGAAGTAAAAG GTCCGCCACGGCGTCGTATATCTCTGTAGACACTGCATTTGGAATTGATGCTCAGAAAGGAATCTCTAATGGGTCCAGTGTCAGCGATGATTTGTACACCGCTCTATCTAATGTAGATGATATCGATGTGAATTATCTTAACGAAACTAAGGATAACTTCACAG GTGCTTTGGCGTCCAAACAAATATGTGACTCTGATGCGTGTGCCAGTGCCCTGGTGGGTCGGCCTGGGTTTGTTTGCGTAGCTGATACTTTTACTCAAACATGTGCGATAATGTACTACTGTGACCATCAACCTATAGACTGTGGAAAACATGGCCACTGTTACGTAGAAACAGAAATCCAATCAGAGAGGGTATCCTATTCCTCTAAATGCAG GTGTACGCAGGAGGAGTTCTTCCGATACGAGGGTACTCACTGTACGGAGAGAGTGATGACGTGGGAGCTGGCCGTCATTATCTGTGCTTCCGCTTTCGGGGCATTGATCCTGGTCCTTCTATTCATCATTATAGTTATGTGCTGTAGGACTGCTTCTAATTCTGCTGATGT CTTTGAGGATTCTGAAGTGATGTACACTCCTACGGGAATTGCCAGTGCCAACGGAAGAAATGGAAGAGATGCGTCCAAA ggaGTTGAAAATCAGGGATATATGGAAGTTCGAGATACGTCCGGAAGTTGGAAACCGGAA